DNA sequence from the Ramlibacter agri genome:
AACCTGACCATCCGCTTCGGCGGGCACGTCGCGGTCAATGGCGTCACCTGTTCGTTCGAACCGGGGACCCTGACCGCCATCGTCGGCCCCAACGGCGCCGGCAAGACGACCTATTTCAACCTGATCTCCGGCCAGTTGAAGGCCAGTGCAGGACGCGTGACCTTGGGCGGCCGCGACCTGTCGAACGAGCCGCCGTCGCAGCGCACGCGCGCCGGCCTGGGCCGCGCCTTCCAGCTGACCAACCTGTTCCCGCGCCTGAGCGTGCTGGAGAACGTGCGCCTCGCCGTGCAGGCCACGCAGGCCAGGACCGGCCTGAACCTGTGGAGCGTCTGGAGCGACCACCGCGACCTGCTGCAACGCGCCGACGCCATCCTGCAGTCCGTGGCCATGAAGGACAAGGAACACGAGCTCGTCGCCAACCTGCCGCACGGCGACCAGCGCAAACTGGAAGTGGCGCTGCTGATGGCGCTGGAGCCGCAGGTCTACATGTTCGACGAGCCCACCGCCGGCATGAACCACGCCGAAGCGCCCGTCATCCTGGACCTGATCCGCAAGCTGAAGGCGGACCGCAGCAAGACCATCCTGCTGGTCGAACACAAGATGGACGTGGTGCGCGAACTGGCCGACCGCATCATCGTGTTGCACAACGGCACCCTGGTGGCCGACGGCGACCCGGCGACG
Encoded proteins:
- a CDS encoding ABC transporter ATP-binding protein — its product is MSLLATENLTIRFGGHVAVNGVTCSFEPGTLTAIVGPNGAGKTTYFNLISGQLKASAGRVTLGGRDLSNEPPSQRTRAGLGRAFQLTNLFPRLSVLENVRLAVQATQARTGLNLWSVWSDHRDLLQRADAILQSVAMKDKEHELVANLPHGDQRKLEVALLMALEPQVYMFDEPTAGMNHAEAPVILDLIRKLKADRSKTILLVEHKMDVVRELADRIIVLHNGTLVADGDPATVIASPIVQEAYLGVSAKEGA